Part of the Kitasatospora sp. NBC_00374 genome is shown below.
TTTCGTCCGGTTTCAGCCACCCCCAGCCCTTGCGCGCCTTGCGGCAAGGACGTCAACGGACACCCCTTTCCCATTTAAAAGGATAGCCATCCTCTATATTGAGGGTGCGGCAACCGCCGCAGGACCACCCAGCCCAGCCATGCCCTGGAGGACCCGTGCTCTCCCGCGAGTCGACCGCGACCGTCCGCGCCACGCTGCCCGCCGTCGGAGCCGCGATCGGAGAGATCACCAAGCTCTTCTACGCCCGGATGTTCGCCGACCACCCCGCGCTCGAACGCGACCTGTTCAACCGCGGCAACCAGGCCGGCGGCGCCCAGCAGCAGGCCCTGGCCGGCGCCATCGCCGGGTACGCCACGCTGCTGGTCCAGCAGCCGCAGGAGGGCTCCGCCGGCCCGCTGCTGGCCCGGATCGCGCACAAGCACGCCTCGCTCGGCATCACCCGTGAGCAGTACGAGACCGTCCACACCTACCTGTTCGCCGCGATCGTCGAGGTGCTCGGCGAGGCCGTGACCCCCGAGGTCGCGGCGGCCTGGGACGAGGTCTACTGGCTGATGGCCGGCGAGCTGATCGCCCTGGAGGCCCGCCTCTACCGCGAGGCCGGCGTCGAGGAGGGCCGGGTCTGGCAGGAGATGGCCGTGCTCTCCCGCCGCGAGGAGTCCCGCGACGCGGTGTCCTTCACGCTCCGCCCCGCCGACGGCTCCGCCGCACCCGCCTTCCGCCCCGGCCAGTACGTCAGCGTGGCCGTCCACCTCCCGGACGGTGCCCGGCAGATACGCCAGTACAGCCTGTCCGCGGCCCCCGGCCAGGCGCAGTGGCGGATCACCGTGAAGCGGGTGCGCGGCGGACAGGGCCCCGACGGCGAGGTCTCCAACCACCTGCACGAGCACCTGCGGGCCGGCGACCGCCTCACCGTCTCCCGCCCGTTCGGCGACCTCACCCTGGAGGAGGGCGAGGGCCCGCTGCTGCTCGCCTCCGCCGGCATCGGCTGCACGCCGATCACCGGGATGCTGGAACACCTCGCCCGGACCGGGTCGACCCGCCGGGTGGTCGCCGTGCACGCCGACCGCTCCCCCGCCGACCACGCCCACGCCGAGCAGCTCGCGGACCTGGTCGGCACCCTCCCCGAGGCGGAGCTGCACCGCTGGTACGAGCAGCCGGCCGGCGCCTCCGGCGCCCGGACCGGCCTGGCCGACCTCGCCCAGGTCGAGCTGCCCGCGGGCCTCACCGCGTACCTGTGCGGCCCGCTGCCGTTCATGCGCACCGCCCGGACCGAGCTGCTGCGCCGCGGTGTGCCGGCCGCCTCGATCCGCTACGAGGTGTTCGGGCCCGACCTGTGGCTGGCGTCCGTCTGAGCGGAGCTCAGTCCTCCCGCACGACCAGCGAGACGGTGCAGACCCGCGGCCCGGCGAACGGGTGCAGGCGGAGCGCGCCGGGCACCCCGGCCCGCTCCGCCAGCGCGTCCAGCAGACCCTGGTGGACGGCGCAGACCACCTCCGGGTGACGCTCCGCGTTGCGCAGGAACGGACAGCCGTGCAGCGCCACCTCGGTGCCGTCGGCCCGCAGCTCCGGCTCGAAGCCCCAGCGCTCCGCCTCCGCCATCACCCGGGCCACCAGGGGCACCTCGTCCTGCGGCCGGGCCGCCGCGCCCCACTCACGGCCGGCCCGCTCGGCCCGCTCGGCCCGGGCGCCGGGGTCCGTGCCGTAACCCAGCGCGAGCACCTCGACCAGCTCCTGGTAGGCCGCCAGCTGCTCCCGGGCCGGCACCGCCGTGTACAGCAGCCGGGGCCTGCCCGGGCCGGCCGTCGCCTCGTCCCGGTGCACCCGGACCAGCCCGGCCTCCACCAGGGCGGTCAGGTGGTGGCGCACGGTGGTGACGTGCTGGCCCGTCAGCTCGGCGAGGCGCCGGCTGTCCAGTGGCTCGGCCGCCTCGGTCAGCGCCGCCAGCAACACCCGCCGCGCGGGGGCCGCGAGCGCTCTGTGCACACCGGGGTCGGAACTCTCCACCCCGCCAATATACGGCGCGCTCCGGCCCGACCGGGCAGCTCAGGCGGTACCGAGGCGCAGCACGGTGGTGGAACGGAACTCCTCGCCGGGCCGCAGCTCGGTCGAGGGGTAGGACGGCTGGTGCGGGGAGTCCGGGTGGTGCTGGGTCTCCAGGGCGATGCCCGCGTACCGGCGGTAGGGGGTGCCGCCGGCGCCGGTGACCGCGCCCTCGAAGTGGTTGGCCGTGTAGATCTGGATGCCGGGCTCGGTGGTGAGCACCTCGAGGGTGCGGCCGCTGCCTGGGTCCTCCAGCAGCGCGGCCCGGGCCGGGGTGCCGTCGGCGGGGCGCTCGCGCAGCACCCAGTTGTGGTCGTAGCCGCGCGAGCCGCGCAGCTGCGGGTGGTCGTCGTCGATCCCCTTGCCGACCGGGCGTGCGGCGGTGAAGTCGAACGGGGTGCCGGCCACCGGCTCGTACGGGCCGAAGGGGATCTGCCGGTCGTCGACCGGGGTGTAGGAGTCGGCGTCCAGGGTCAGCAGGTGGCCGAGGATGTCGCCGCTGCCCTCGCCGGCGAGGTTGACGTAGGCGTGGTTGGTCAGGTTGACCACGGTGGGGCGGGTGGTGACGGCGTGGTACCCGATGGTCAGCCGGTCCGCGGTGAGGGTGTAGGAGACGGTGACGTCCAGGCTGCCGGGGAAGCCCTGGTCGCCGCCGGGGCTGTGCAGGTGCAGGCGGACACCGTCGGGGATCTGTTCGGCCTCCCACATCCGGTTGGCGAAGCCGTCCGGGCCGCCGTGCAGGGTGACGCCGTGGCCGGTCGGGAGCAGCGGGTGCTCCACGCCGTCGAGGGTGATCCGGCTGCCGGCGATCCGGTTGGCGTACCGGCCGACGGTGGCGCCGAAGTGCCGCGCGGGGCCGAGCACGGCGTCCAGCTCGTCGGTGCTGAGCAGGATCTGGGCCGGGGTGCCGGAGCGGTCGGGGGCGGTGAGGGTGTGCAGGGTGGCGCCGAGGTTGAGCACGCTCGCCTGCAGTGGGCCGCAGCTCAGGGTCCAACGCTCGATGGCCGCGCCCGCCCCGCTGGGTTCGAAGGGCTCGTGTCGTACCTCGGTGGCCTGCGCCGCCATGACCTGCTCCTCACCGGTCACCGGGCCGAGCGGCTGCGGCGACCACGCCTGGGTCCTGTCCGCAGCCTAGGCCGTGCGTGACCGTTCGTGGCGGATCAGCGCGCGAGGCCGGTCCGGCCGGAGCGGTGCGGCTCCGGCCGGACCGCCCCGGCCGCGGGATCAGTCGCTCTCGCCCGGCTCCTGGTCGGGCAGGCCGAGGGCGGCCGCCAGGCCGTCGGGGCCGGCCCCGGCCTTGCGGTGGACGGCGGCGAGGCGGCGGTGCACCAGGCTGAGCTGGATGTTCAGCTGCTCGGCGATGCGCTGCGGCGGCACGCCCTGGACGGCGAGCTGGGCGACGTCCCACTCGGGCTGGCTGAGCGCGTCCTTGCTGAGGGTGCGCAGCCGGTTGGGCCGCAGGCCGGAGACGGCGAGTTCGGTACGGGCCTTGGCGACCAGCCCGTCGGCGCCGCAGTGCTGGGCGAGTTCCATGCCCTGGTAGAGGTACTCGCCGGCGGCGGTCAGCCGGCCGACCCGGCGCAGGGCCGCGCCGAGGTCGACCAGGGCGTGCGCGTGGTCGTAGCCGGCCGGGGACTGACCGAGCTGGGCGACAGCCTCCTCCAGCAGTTCGACGGCGCGCCGGCCCTCGCTGATCATCGCGTTCAGTCGCAGGGCGGCGCCGATCGCCGACGCGGAGCCGAAGCTCCGGGCCCGGTCGACCGCGGCCTCGGCGTACTTGCGGGCCGCGTCCGGGTCGGTGGGGGCGAGTGCCACGGCGAGGTGGCCGGCCCACGGGGCCCAGACGGTGTTGTGCCAGCCGCGCTCGTCCAGCCTGGCGCCGACCTCGGTGAAGGCCTCGGCGGCGCCCGCGGTGTCGCCCCGGGCGAGCAGCAGCTTGCCGTACAGGGTGGGTGCGTCGGGCAGCACCATGGCGGTGGGGTGGTACGGCGGCCGGAAGTGGTAGCGCTGGGCGAGTTCCCAGGCCTCGGTGGTGCGGCCGCGGGCGAGCAGGGTGTCGGCGAGGACGCCGACGATGTCCCACTGCAGCGGGAGGCCGGGGGCGATCCGTTCGGAGATCTTCAGGCCCCGGCGCAGGAAGTCCTCCGCCTCCGGCAGGAAGCCGCGGCGGAACCTGACCAGGCCCATCAGGAAGTAGGCGAAGCCGCGGTGGGCGCCGCTCCATCCCGCGATCTCGAACTCCAGGACGGCGTCGGAGAACAGCTTCTCCGCGCGGGCGAGTTCGTCGGTGTAGGTGAGGGTGAGGCCGATCAGGGCGGGGAGTTCGAAGCCCCAGGTGGTGTTGGTCCAGCCGAGTTCGACGGGCAGGCGGCCGTTGTCGAGGGCCTCGTCGGCGAGGGCGACGGCCTCCGCGGCGGGCTTTCCGCGCAGGGTGTAGTCCCAGGCGCGCATGGCGAGGACGGCGCGCTCGGCGGCGGTGTCGCGCTCGCCGAGGGTCAGCGAGAGCTCCTTCAGCCGGCGGGAGCGGTCCGGCCCGTCCTCCTCGTCGCGCTGGAACGCGGCCCACATGAAGTGGGCGGCCTGCAGCCTGAGCCGGCCGGGCCCGGGCGGGGTGCGCAGGGCCTCGTCGTGGCAGGTCTGCGCGGCGCGGACCAGTTCGCCGGAGTGCGCCAGCACCTCGGAGAGACGGAAGGTGGCGTCGACCCGCAGCTCCGGGCCCAGGCCGTCCTCCACCTCCAGGGCGAGTTCCAGCTGGTTGACGGTGGAGGCCGGGTCGGTGAGCAGGGCGGAGCAGCCGAGCTCGTAGATCACCTCGGCGCGGTCGGCCTCGTCCGGCGGTTCGCTGAGGGCGCGTTCGAGACAGCGCTGGGCGGCCTCGGGGGCGCCGATGGCGAGGTGTTCGGCGGCGGCCTTGCGCAGCTTGCGGACGATCGTGAAGTCGCCCTCGGGGATGGTCTCCAGCAGGTGCCGGGAGGCGGCGAGCAGGGTGCCGCCGGAGTTCTCGATGGCGGCCGCGGCGATCCCGTGCATGGCCGTCTTGGTGCCCGGCGGCATGGTCAGGTAGATGGCGGTGCCGATCAGCGGGTGGACGAACTCCAGCCGTCCGTTCGGGCTGCTGGTGAGCACGCGGTGCTTGCGCAGCCGCCGCAGCGACTCGTCGGCCTGGTCCGGGCCCTGGGCGGAGATGGTGGCGGCCAGCTGCTGCTTGATGTCGGTGCCGAGCAGGGCGGCGGCCCAGGCGAACCGCAGGGTGTTCGGCCCGAGCTTCTCCAGCCAGTACTGCAGGGTCTGTCCACGGGCCGCGGCGGCCAGGTCGCGCAGCCGCGGGGCGTTCTCCTCGACCGGGTCGAGCCCCTGGTCGCGGACTTCGCGGAGCAGGATGTGGATGTCGTACGGGGTGCCCGCGGTGATCGCCCAGACCTGGCGGGCGAACGCGTCGTCGGCCTCGTCGCCGAACATGGCGCGTACCAGGTGCGTGACCGACCCGGGGTTGAGCGGGTTGAGCTCGTGTCGGCGGGCGGCGATTCCCTCGATCTGCTGGACCAGGCCGCGGGCCTCCTCCTCGAACTCGTCGCGGTAGCCGAGGACCAGCAGGACGGGGAGTTCCCGGGAGCGGACGGCGAAGGAGGCCAGCCAGGTGAGCGACTCCAGGTCGGCCCAGTGCAGGTCGTCGATGACCATGACCAGCGGCGCCCGGCGCGGGGCGAGCTGGGTGAGGACGAAGTCCAGGCCGTCCCGGACACCCTGCGGGTCGAGGGGCTCCAGCTCGCCGGAGGGCGGGAAGAGGCCGATCGCGGGGCCGACGATGCCGTACCAGTTGCCGAACACCTCCCGGCTCTCGGCCTCGGTCAGCCCGCCGAGCACCGGCAGAAGCAGCTGGCGCAGCACCCGGAAGGGCTCGTTGCGCTGGCGTTCGCCACCGCGGGCGAACAGCACGGTGCAGCCGGGCTGGAGTTTGGCCAGTCGGCGGACCTGGTGCAGCACGGAGGTCTTGCCCATGCCGGCCGGGCCGGAGTACAGCAGCAGCTCACCGATCTCGGTGCCGCCGTTGGCGAAGGCCCGGCAGAGCCGGGCGACCGCCTGCTCGGCGGTCTGGAGTTCGGACTCGCGCTCGTGGAGAGCTTCCTCGGCCCCGGGGCCGTGCTCCTAGTCCCCCTGCGCGTGCTGATCTCCGGCCACCGTTGCGCCCTCCGCCTCACAGATCCGTGGTTCCGTTCTCGACATTAGCGCTGCGCGCGCCCCGGTGGGCGGCATTCGCGCAGGCCGGAGCCACGGACAGGGTTGAGCGTGGGCGTCAGGGGCAAATGCCCTGGTACCTCTGACATCTGATGATGTGATCAGATAATCTTCGGCCCGCACAGCTGGAGATGATCTTAGCGTTTGCGGGCCACCCCGAGGCCGCGCAGTCCGTACAGCACAGACCCTCAGCAGCGCCGGGAGAACGATGTCCGACTGCACCTCACTAGAGCTTCCCTTCCCCCACAGGCGGAGCCCCCACCAGGCCAGGGCGGCAGCCCACCACCGGCTCTGGCTGGAACGCCACAGCCGGCTCGCGGCCTGTACCGGTGAGCTGACCTACGAGCACTGGGACGTGGCCGAGCTCGCTTCGATCTGCTACCCCGAATGCGGAGCGGAGGAACTCGGTCTGGCCACCGATCTGCTCGGTTTCTATTTCCTGTTCGACGACCAGTTCGACACCGAACTCGGCCAGCACCCTTCCGAAGTGGCCAGGATCTGCGATCGGCTCACCGCCGTCCTGCACGGCGGCCGACCGTCCCCCGGGTCCGCCGCCGAGCTGGCCTTCGCGGACATCTGGAGACGCAGCCGGCAGGCGATGCCGGCCCGCTGGCTGGCCCGCGCCTCCTACAACTGGGAGTGGTACTTCGCCAGCCACCCGGCCGAGTCGGCCGGCCGCGCCTTCGCCGAACTCCCGGACCGGGACGGCTACATGGTCCTGAGGCGGGGGACGGCCGCGATGGAGACCCTGTTCGACATGATCGAGCGGCTCGGCCGCTTCGAGATCCCCCAGACCGTGTTCCACCACCCGGTCCTGCGTCAACTCCGGCAGCTGGCGGCCGACATACCCTCGCTCAGCAACGACGTCCGCTCCTATCCCCTGGAGGCGCCCCGCGGCGACGTCTACAACCTGGTGATGATCGTCCAGCAGGAGCGCAGCTGCTCCGCCGAGGAGGCCTGCGCCGTGGTCCTCGGCGAGGCCCAGCTGATGATCGACCGCTTCGCCGAGCTCCGCCTGCAACTTCCGACCGCCTACCACCAGTTGGAGCTCGACCACGAGCAGCGGGGAGCCGCCCAGCGGTACGCCGACGGGATGGCGGCCTGGCTGGCCGGGTACCTGCGATGGGAGGGGCGCACCGGGCGCTACCGGGTCTCGTAACCGGCCCGGTACGCACCGTAGCGACGCCGCACACCGGGCGGTTAGGGTGCGGACCGGAGGGGCCAGGCCCCCTCCGGTCGTCTTCCAGCACCCACCCGCCCGGGCCGTCACGCGCGGCCCGGCGCGCCGCCACCCCCGGGCCGGCGGCGCCCCGTCGTTGCGAGGAGAACACCTTGACGGTCTACCAGCCCCCCGGCCGACCCGGCGCCGTGGTCGAGTTCCGCGGCCGGTACGAACACTGGATCGACGGCGAGTGGCGGGCCCCCGCCCGCGGCCAGTACTTCGAGAACCCCACCCCGGTGACCGGAGAGGTCTTCTGCGAGGTGGCCCGGGGCACCGCCGAGGACATCGAGGCCGCCCTGGACGCCGCCCACGCGGCCGCCCCCGCCTGGGGCCGCACCTCCCCCGCCGAGCGAGCCCAGGTCCTGCTGCGGCTCGCCGACCGGATGGAGCAGAACCTGGAGGCGCTGGCCGTCGCCGAGAGCTGGGACAACGGCAAGCCGGTCCGCGAGACGCTGGCGGCCGACCTGCCGCTGGCCGTCGACCACCTGCGCTACTTCGCGGGCGCGCTGCGGGCCCAGGAGGGCGCGCTGTCCCAGCTCGACGAGGACACCGTCGCCTACCACTTCCACGAGCCGCTGGGCGTGGTCGGCCAGATCATCCCCTGGAACTTCCCGATCCTGATGGCCGTCTGGAAGCTCGCCCCGGCCCTCGCGGCCGGCAACACGGTGGTGCTGAAGCCGGCCGAGCAGACCCCCGCCTCGATCATGCTGCTGATGGAGCTGACGGCGGACCTGCTGCCGCCGGGTGTGGTCAACGTGGTCAACGGCTTCGGGGTGGAGGCCGGCAAGCCGCTCGCCTCCAGCCCCCGGATCCGCAAGATCGCTTTCACCGGCGAGACCACCACCGGCCGGCTGATCATGCAGTACGCCAGCGCCAACCTGATCCCGGTCTCGCTGGAGCTCGGCGGCAAGAGCCCCAACCTGTTCTTCGCCGACGTCGCGGCGCGGCGGGACGCCTTCTACGACAAGGCGCTGGAGGGCTTCGCGATGTTCGCCCTCAACCAGGGCGAGGTGTGCACCTGTCCGAGCCGGGCGCTGATCGAGTCGTCGATCTACGACGGCTTCCTCGGCGACGGGCTGGAGCGGGTCCGGGCGATGCGCCAGGGAAACCCGCTGGACACCGACACGATGGTCGGCGCGCAGGCGAGCAACGACCAGCTGGAGAAGATCCTCTCCTACGTCGAGATCGGCCAGGCCGAGGGCGCCAAGATCCTGATAGGCGGCGAACGGGTCGAGCTCCCCGGCGAGTTGGCCGGCGGCTACTACGTGGCACCGACGGTCTTCGAGGGCCACAACCGGATGCGGATCTTCCAGGAGGAGATCTTCGGCCCGGTGGTCGCGGTGGCTCGCTTCGACGGGTTCGAGGACGGCATCGAGACCGCCAACGACACCCTGTACGGGCTCGGCGCGGGCGTGTGGTCCCGGGACGGCTCCACCGCCTACCGGGCCGGGCGGGCGATCCAGGCCGGCCGGGTGTGGACCAACAGCTACCACCTGTACCCGGCGCACGCTGCGTTCGGCGGGTACAAGAACTCGGGCATCGGCCGGGAGACCCACAAGATGATGCTGGAGCACTACCAGCAGACCAAGAACCTGCTGGTCAGCTACTCGCCGCAGGCGATGGGCTTCTTCTAGGATGCCGCCCGCCGACCGCTCCCAGGTGGCCGTGACCGCGGCCGCGGCCGATCTGCTGCGCGAACTCGGCGCCGAGCACGGTCCGTTGATGTTCCACCAGTCGGGCGGGTGCTGCGACGGATCGGCGCCGATGTGCTACCCGGCCGGCGAGTTCCTCACCTCCGCCGCCGACCACCTGGTCGGCACGCTCGCGGTGGACGGGCTCGCGCCGGTCGAGGTCTGGATGGCCCGCGACCAGTACGCGTACTGGTCGCACACCCATCTGACCATCGACGTGGTGCCCGGCCGCGGCAGCGGCTTCTCCCTGGAGGCGCCCACCGGCCGGCGCTTCCTGGTCCGCTCGCGGCTGCTGACGGACGAGGAGGCGCGCGCCCTCGGGCGGTGAACCCGCCCGGACCAGTCCGGGCGGGCCGCTCAACCCGCGAGAAGAGGTGCCGTGGCGGCACCGACCTCCTCCGGGGTGGGCGGCCCGCCCTCGACCGGGCCGCCCTCGACCGGCCCGGCCGGCGCGGCGAGCCGGTCCGCCGGGCCACCGCCGGGGCCGGGCCCGGCCCGGTGGACGGCCGCCCGGACGGCGCCGCCGACGATCAGGCCACGGACCAGCGGGGCTCCTCCCGGACGGCCCAGGCGGACCGGCCGGATCGGACGCAGGGATGGGAACACGCTGTCCTCACTTCTCCGCCGCCACACGCGCCTCGGCGGCGCGGACGGCTTCCTCGATGTTCTCGGGCGGGATGCGCACACCCGAGGCGATCCGCCCGCCCACGGCGCGCAGCGCCTCGGCGGCGGCCTGCGCCCAGACGTGCTCGATCAGGACCAGCAGCGCGACCGAGCCCGGCTCCAGCAGTTCGGCGGCCTCCTGGGCGTCCTCGGGGCCGATCAGCGGCAGCTCGCCGCCGGCGTTCGCGGCCACCGCCTTGAGGTGCTCGAAGTCGGCGAGCTCGCCGTAGGTGGCCTCGCCGTCGGCGTGCCGGGTGACGACCAGGGAGTCGATCACCCTGATGTCCCCGGCGATGCGCAGGGCCGCGAGCGCGGCGGCGGTCTCGGCCGTGATGGTCGCCTGCGGGAACGTCAGGACGAGCAGTTCGGCCGGCCCCATCCGGTCCTCCCTTCCTCGGGCTGATCCCCCTCAGCGGATCCAAGCACACGGCTCGCCCGGTCGGCCCTGCCGACCCGCCGGGCCGACCCCCGCCGGGGGCCTACCGGGCGACTGCGAACGGCCCAGGCGGCGCGCGGCCGCGGCCCGCCCGTGATCTCTGGAGAACAGCGGCCGAGTGCGCCGCGGAACAGGAGCCGCAGACTCATGACCATCCCCGTCGACAAGCTGTCCCAGCCCGCCGTCCGCAGCCTGGTCGCCGCGATCAACGCCGGCGACCGGGAGGCCTTCATCGCCGCACTCACCCCGGACGCCACCATGTCGGACGACGGCTCGGACCGGGACCTCGCCGACTGGATCGACCGGGAGGTGTTCTCCTCCCGGGGCCACATGGACGTCCAGACCGAGAAGGCCGGCGGGCTCGCGCTGGTCGCGAACTTCCGCAACGACGCCTGGGGCGAGATGCGCACCGCCTGGCGCTTCACCGTCGAGGGCGGGAAGATCAGCCGCTTCGACACCGGTCAGGCCTGAGCCGGCTCGGAACCTTCGTCCGAGCCCGGCGGTTCCCCTCCCGAAGCATGATCGACACCCGAGGAGACCGCCGTGCCGCTCACCGACCTGCCGTACGAGGACCTGCTGGAGTACCGGCCCGCCGTCACCGAGCCGGCCGACCTGGACGCCTTCTGGGCCGGCACGCTCGCCGAGGCACGCGCCCACGGCGGCGAGGCCCGGGTCGCCCGGGTCGAGGACTCGCTGCTGACCGGGGTGGACGTGTTCGACGTCCGCTTCCCAGGCTGGCGCGGCGAGCCGGTGGCGGGCTGGCTGGTGCTGCCGCGCGGCGCCGAGGGCCCGCTGCCGGCCGTGGTCGAGTTCCTCGGCTACAGCCAGGGCCGGGGACTGCCGTTGGAGCGGCTGCTCTACCCGACGGCCGGCTACGCCTACTTCGTGATGGACACCCGCGGCCAGGGTCACGACACCCCGGACCGGCACGAGGGCGACGCCTCCCAGTGGTACGGCGGCTTCATGACCAGGGGCATCGACGCGCCCGAGCACTACTACTACCGACGGCTGTACAGCGACGCCGTCCGGGCCGTGGACTTCGTCCGCGGCCTGGCCGCGGTGGACGCCGGGCGGGTGGTGGTCGCCGGGGACAGCCAGGGCGGC
Proteins encoded:
- a CDS encoding globin domain-containing protein codes for the protein MLSRESTATVRATLPAVGAAIGEITKLFYARMFADHPALERDLFNRGNQAGGAQQQALAGAIAGYATLLVQQPQEGSAGPLLARIAHKHASLGITREQYETVHTYLFAAIVEVLGEAVTPEVAAAWDEVYWLMAGELIALEARLYREAGVEEGRVWQEMAVLSRREESRDAVSFTLRPADGSAAPAFRPGQYVSVAVHLPDGARQIRQYSLSAAPGQAQWRITVKRVRGGQGPDGEVSNHLHEHLRAGDRLTVSRPFGDLTLEEGEGPLLLASAGIGCTPITGMLEHLARTGSTRRVVAVHADRSPADHAHAEQLADLVGTLPEAELHRWYEQPAGASGARTGLADLAQVELPAGLTAYLCGPLPFMRTARTELLRRGVPAASIRYEVFGPDLWLASV
- a CDS encoding helix-turn-helix transcriptional regulator; its protein translation is MESSDPGVHRALAAPARRVLLAALTEAAEPLDSRRLAELTGQHVTTVRHHLTALVEAGLVRVHRDEATAGPGRPRLLYTAVPAREQLAAYQELVEVLALGYGTDPGARAERAERAGREWGAAARPQDEVPLVARVMAEAERWGFEPELRADGTEVALHGCPFLRNAERHPEVVCAVHQGLLDALAERAGVPGALRLHPFAGPRVCTVSLVVRED
- a CDS encoding aldose epimerase family protein, which codes for MAAQATEVRHEPFEPSGAGAAIERWTLSCGPLQASVLNLGATLHTLTAPDRSGTPAQILLSTDELDAVLGPARHFGATVGRYANRIAGSRITLDGVEHPLLPTGHGVTLHGGPDGFANRMWEAEQIPDGVRLHLHSPGGDQGFPGSLDVTVSYTLTADRLTIGYHAVTTRPTVVNLTNHAYVNLAGEGSGDILGHLLTLDADSYTPVDDRQIPFGPYEPVAGTPFDFTAARPVGKGIDDDHPQLRGSRGYDHNWVLRERPADGTPARAALLEDPGSGRTLEVLTTEPGIQIYTANHFEGAVTGAGGTPYRRYAGIALETQHHPDSPHQPSYPSTELRPGEEFRSTTVLRLGTA
- a CDS encoding AAA family ATPase, which gives rise to MGELLLYSGPAGMGKTSVLHQVRRLAKLQPGCTVLFARGGERQRNEPFRVLRQLLLPVLGGLTEAESREVFGNWYGIVGPAIGLFPPSGELEPLDPQGVRDGLDFVLTQLAPRRAPLVMVIDDLHWADLESLTWLASFAVRSRELPVLLVLGYRDEFEEEARGLVQQIEGIAARRHELNPLNPGSVTHLVRAMFGDEADDAFARQVWAITAGTPYDIHILLREVRDQGLDPVEENAPRLRDLAAAARGQTLQYWLEKLGPNTLRFAWAAALLGTDIKQQLAATISAQGPDQADESLRRLRKHRVLTSSPNGRLEFVHPLIGTAIYLTMPPGTKTAMHGIAAAAIENSGGTLLAASRHLLETIPEGDFTIVRKLRKAAAEHLAIGAPEAAQRCLERALSEPPDEADRAEVIYELGCSALLTDPASTVNQLELALEVEDGLGPELRVDATFRLSEVLAHSGELVRAAQTCHDEALRTPPGPGRLRLQAAHFMWAAFQRDEEDGPDRSRRLKELSLTLGERDTAAERAVLAMRAWDYTLRGKPAAEAVALADEALDNGRLPVELGWTNTTWGFELPALIGLTLTYTDELARAEKLFSDAVLEFEIAGWSGAHRGFAYFLMGLVRFRRGFLPEAEDFLRRGLKISERIAPGLPLQWDIVGVLADTLLARGRTTEAWELAQRYHFRPPYHPTAMVLPDAPTLYGKLLLARGDTAGAAEAFTEVGARLDERGWHNTVWAPWAGHLAVALAPTDPDAARKYAEAAVDRARSFGSASAIGAALRLNAMISEGRRAVELLEEAVAQLGQSPAGYDHAHALVDLGAALRRVGRLTAAGEYLYQGMELAQHCGADGLVAKARTELAVSGLRPNRLRTLSKDALSQPEWDVAQLAVQGVPPQRIAEQLNIQLSLVHRRLAAVHRKAGAGPDGLAAALGLPDQEPGESD
- a CDS encoding aldehyde dehydrogenase family protein, encoding MTVYQPPGRPGAVVEFRGRYEHWIDGEWRAPARGQYFENPTPVTGEVFCEVARGTAEDIEAALDAAHAAAPAWGRTSPAERAQVLLRLADRMEQNLEALAVAESWDNGKPVRETLAADLPLAVDHLRYFAGALRAQEGALSQLDEDTVAYHFHEPLGVVGQIIPWNFPILMAVWKLAPALAAGNTVVLKPAEQTPASIMLLMELTADLLPPGVVNVVNGFGVEAGKPLASSPRIRKIAFTGETTTGRLIMQYASANLIPVSLELGGKSPNLFFADVAARRDAFYDKALEGFAMFALNQGEVCTCPSRALIESSIYDGFLGDGLERVRAMRQGNPLDTDTMVGAQASNDQLEKILSYVEIGQAEGAKILIGGERVELPGELAGGYYVAPTVFEGHNRMRIFQEEIFGPVVAVARFDGFEDGIETANDTLYGLGAGVWSRDGSTAYRAGRAIQAGRVWTNSYHLYPAHAAFGGYKNSGIGRETHKMMLEHYQQTKNLLVSYSPQAMGFF
- a CDS encoding DUF779 domain-containing protein, with product MPPADRSQVAVTAAAADLLRELGAEHGPLMFHQSGGCCDGSAPMCYPAGEFLTSAADHLVGTLAVDGLAPVEVWMARDQYAYWSHTHLTIDVVPGRGSGFSLEAPTGRRFLVRSRLLTDEEARALGR
- a CDS encoding DUF6325 family protein, which translates into the protein MGPAELLVLTFPQATITAETAAALAALRIAGDIRVIDSLVVTRHADGEATYGELADFEHLKAVAANAGGELPLIGPEDAQEAAELLEPGSVALLVLIEHVWAQAAAEALRAVGGRIASGVRIPPENIEEAVRAAEARVAAEK
- a CDS encoding nuclear transport factor 2 family protein; translated protein: MTIPVDKLSQPAVRSLVAAINAGDREAFIAALTPDATMSDDGSDRDLADWIDREVFSSRGHMDVQTEKAGGLALVANFRNDAWGEMRTAWRFTVEGGKISRFDTGQA
- a CDS encoding acetylxylan esterase, encoding MPLTDLPYEDLLEYRPAVTEPADLDAFWAGTLAEARAHGGEARVARVEDSLLTGVDVFDVRFPGWRGEPVAGWLVLPRGAEGPLPAVVEFLGYSQGRGLPLERLLYPTAGYAYFVMDTRGQGHDTPDRHEGDASQWYGGFMTRGIDAPEHYYYRRLYSDAVRAVDFVRGLAAVDAGRVVVAGDSQGGGLAVAVAALAGGLVAGTIANVPFLQHFRRAVEITAVGPYPEIADYLRRHSREQVDRTFRTLSYFDGVNLAPRATAPALFSVGLMDPVCPPSTVFATYHRYGGEREIETWRFADHAGGMASQARRQLRWLHERGLGPTS